In Fundidesulfovibrio putealis DSM 16056, the following proteins share a genomic window:
- a CDS encoding GGDEF domain-containing protein: MVGVRGRMELEIRTILVMVAILALMLSGLLALAGLYVGGIRGIWHWAAANLCISIGIGTSYFFDEFTPGYVWAVVVGSTLMAAGISLQFTGIRQFSGKPSHWRVALALCVLVCLLNVWFRVIHPEPSARAMANAVLFTVGYVACARELLIRIESPQRTAYWVTGASFAFMAVLMITRLLVIGFDHQGDYALFENTAINQASFFLGILIQLCVTFGFVLMINYRLIADIQKIASRDGLTGVFNRRRLEEEAARLVVRCGRTGDALTVMMLDVDHFKEVNDLYGHQTGDEVLKRLAAVAQASVRTDDYLARYGGEEFCILLLATTEEDALSLAERLRRNYEDMEIVYSGKTIRSTISIGVADSSHVGLDFEALVAAADLALYRAKEQGRNRVVAHSSLALAPSAS; encoded by the coding sequence GATGGTCGGGGTGAGGGGGAGAATGGAACTCGAAATACGCACGATTCTGGTGATGGTCGCCATATTGGCGCTCATGCTGTCTGGGCTTCTTGCGCTTGCCGGGCTGTATGTTGGCGGCATTCGCGGCATATGGCATTGGGCGGCAGCCAATCTGTGCATCAGCATCGGGATAGGAACCTCCTACTTTTTCGATGAGTTCACTCCTGGATACGTATGGGCCGTGGTGGTCGGGTCGACCTTGATGGCGGCCGGGATCAGTCTGCAATTCACGGGCATACGGCAATTCTCCGGAAAACCAAGTCATTGGCGCGTTGCGCTGGCTCTCTGCGTTCTGGTGTGTTTGCTGAACGTCTGGTTCAGGGTCATTCACCCTGAACCGAGCGCACGGGCCATGGCCAACGCGGTCCTGTTCACAGTGGGGTACGTCGCCTGCGCCCGCGAGTTGTTGATTCGTATCGAATCCCCCCAGAGGACCGCATATTGGGTGACAGGTGCATCGTTCGCGTTCATGGCGGTACTCATGATAACCAGATTGCTGGTGATCGGTTTCGATCACCAAGGCGACTATGCTTTGTTTGAAAACACGGCAATAAATCAAGCGTCGTTCTTCCTGGGGATTTTGATTCAGCTCTGCGTGACATTCGGCTTCGTACTGATGATAAACTACAGGCTCATCGCGGATATTCAGAAAATTGCATCACGGGACGGGCTGACCGGGGTATTCAACCGGCGTCGCCTGGAAGAGGAGGCCGCCCGTCTGGTGGTGCGTTGCGGACGGACCGGGGACGCGTTGACCGTGATGATGCTGGATGTCGATCATTTCAAGGAGGTCAACGACCTGTACGGTCATCAGACAGGCGACGAAGTGCTGAAGCGGTTGGCAGCAGTCGCGCAGGCATCAGTCCGCACGGATGATTATCTTGCCCGGTACGGCGGTGAGGAGTTCTGCATTCTGTTGCTCGCCACGACGGAAGAAGACGCGCTGTCTCTGGCCGAGCGGCTGCGCAGAAACTACGAGGACATGGAAATAGTGTATTCCGGCAAGACGATTCGCAGCACCATCAGCATCGGTGTCGCGGACTCATCTCATGTGGGACTTGATTTCGAGGCGCTTGTGGCAGCTGCGGACTTGGCACTGTACCGCGCCAAGGAACAAGGCCGCAACCGCGTGGTGGCGCACTCCAGCCTTGCTCTCGCACCATCTGCGAGCTGA
- a CDS encoding YraN family protein has protein sequence MPAGHLTLGREGEDEAARLLTSLGLRILARNYSTRLGEVDLICRHGDTLVFVEVKTRADSSLGVGTDAVNLRKRKRIVKAASEYLSVNDLWAHPCRFDVVSVVKTGGRLKAEHLPDAFQADFDAARGGRGWQPW, from the coding sequence ATGCCTGCCGGGCATCTGACGCTTGGACGCGAAGGCGAGGACGAGGCGGCGCGCCTGCTCACGTCGCTTGGCCTGCGCATCCTTGCGCGCAACTACAGCACGCGCCTTGGCGAGGTGGACCTCATCTGCCGCCACGGAGACACGCTGGTGTTTGTGGAGGTCAAGACCCGCGCGGACTCGAGCCTGGGCGTCGGCACCGACGCAGTGAACCTGCGCAAGCGAAAGCGCATCGTGAAAGCCGCCAGCGAGTATTTGTCGGTGAACGATCTGTGGGCGCATCCCTGCCGCTTCGATGTGGTGAGCGTGGTCAAGACCGGCGGCAGGCTCAAGGCCGAGCATCTGCCCGACGCCTTCCAGGCCGATTTCGATGCCGCCAGGGGTGGCCGGGGCTGGCAGCCCTGGTAA
- a CDS encoding ribonuclease HII, giving the protein MPDSPASPLPHPSPAPNHAGVDEAGRGCLAGPVVAGAVILPEAFHLPGLNDSKKLTAARRAALEPAIKAQAVAWGLGVIWPAEIDRINILQATFHAMARAVAVMKLKPHSLLIDGNKTIPVHLLVSPLPQRAIIEGDSLEPAISAASILAKTFRDRLLERLDRRYPGYALAVHKGYGTAVHLAALRALGPCPQHRLTFRGVLPEKPSAGVQGCLPGI; this is encoded by the coding sequence ATGCCCGACTCCCCCGCCTCCCCCCTTCCCCATCCCTCACCTGCCCCCAATCACGCAGGTGTGGACGAGGCCGGGCGCGGCTGTCTGGCTGGCCCCGTGGTGGCCGGGGCGGTCATCCTGCCCGAAGCCTTCCATCTGCCCGGCCTGAACGACTCCAAGAAGCTCACCGCCGCCAGGCGCGCCGCCCTGGAGCCCGCCATCAAGGCCCAGGCCGTGGCCTGGGGGCTGGGCGTGATCTGGCCAGCCGAGATCGACCGCATCAACATCCTTCAGGCAACCTTCCACGCCATGGCCCGCGCCGTGGCCGTGATGAAGCTCAAGCCCCATTCCCTTCTCATCGACGGCAACAAGACCATCCCCGTCCATCTGCTGGTCTCCCCTTTGCCCCAGCGCGCAATCATCGAAGGCGATTCACTCGAACCGGCCATCTCGGCGGCCTCCATCCTGGCCAAGACCTTCCGAGACCGGCTGCTCGAACGCCTGGACCGCCGCTATCCCGGCTACGCCCTGGCCGTGCACAAGGGCTACGGCACGGCCGTGCATCTGGCCGCGCTGCGCGCCCTCGGCCCTTGCCCGCAGCACCGCCTCACCTTCCGGGGCGTGTTGCCCGAGAAGCCCTCAGCTGGAGTCCAGGGATGCCTGCCGGGCATCTGA
- the rplS gene encoding 50S ribosomal protein L19, giving the protein MNIIRQIETEHLRLDMPKFKPGDTVKVHFRILEGEKERIQVFQGAVLRVRKGTTDSTFTVRKVSDGVGVERIFPMHSPFIERVEVMIEGKVRRSRLYYLRNLKGKASRIKSKNAWNN; this is encoded by the coding sequence ATGAACATCATCCGTCAGATCGAAACCGAGCACCTGCGCCTGGACATGCCCAAGTTCAAGCCCGGTGACACCGTCAAGGTGCATTTCCGCATTCTGGAAGGCGAGAAAGAACGCATCCAGGTCTTCCAGGGCGCCGTCCTGAGGGTCCGCAAGGGCACCACCGACAGCACCTTCACCGTTCGCAAGGTCTCCGACGGCGTCGGCGTCGAGCGCATCTTCCCCATGCATTCTCCCTTCATCGAGCGCGTTGAAGTGATGATCGAGGGCAAGGTCCGCCGTTCGCGCCTGTACTACCTGCGCAACCTCAAGGGCAAGGCTTCCCGCATCAAGTCCAAGAACGCCTGGAACAACTAG
- the trmD gene encoding tRNA (guanosine(37)-N1)-methyltransferase TrmD, with protein sequence MRFTILSLFPEFYDSPLSCALMGKAREQGIVDFNLVNPRDFALNKHKSVDDRPYGGGPGMVMALDPLARALKSIETPGRMLLLSPRGRRLTQSFARELSAEPNLTILCGRYEGIDERLLQLFPIELVSAGDFVLSGGEAASLCLIESVARLLPGFMGKEESGDEESFSHGLLEYPHYTRPETYEGLTVPDILLGGDHAKVRSWRREQSLLQTLARRPEILADAPLTPQDRTFLAEKPRTHLARNLHLALVHGPVLNKFGHTVTVSLTNLDLHDIARISRTYGLAGFFAVTPLEDQQALAATLLGHWTAGAGGKGNPDRAEALGMVRVTATLQDAIAQVRDSSGQDPLVLATSARPDGAVTPQGVRQSLGERPVLLVLGTGSGLAPEALALTHGQISPVRPFGGYNHLSVRAAAAILTDRILGDIF encoded by the coding sequence ATGCGCTTCACCATCCTCTCCCTGTTCCCGGAATTCTACGATTCCCCGCTGTCCTGCGCCCTCATGGGCAAGGCCCGCGAGCAAGGCATCGTGGACTTCAATCTGGTGAACCCGCGCGACTTCGCCCTGAACAAGCACAAGTCCGTGGACGACCGCCCCTACGGCGGCGGGCCGGGCATGGTCATGGCCCTGGACCCGCTGGCGCGGGCGCTTAAGTCCATCGAGACCCCCGGCCGGATGCTGCTGCTTTCGCCGCGTGGGCGCAGGCTGACGCAATCCTTCGCGCGCGAGCTGTCCGCCGAGCCCAATCTGACCATCCTGTGCGGCCGCTACGAGGGCATCGACGAGCGCCTGTTGCAGCTCTTCCCCATCGAGCTGGTCTCGGCGGGCGACTTCGTGCTCTCAGGCGGCGAGGCTGCGTCCTTGTGCCTGATCGAGTCCGTGGCGCGCCTGCTCCCAGGCTTCATGGGCAAGGAGGAATCCGGCGACGAGGAGAGCTTCTCCCACGGCCTGCTGGAATATCCCCACTACACCCGCCCGGAGACCTACGAGGGCCTCACGGTGCCGGACATCCTGCTTGGCGGCGACCACGCCAAGGTCCGCTCCTGGCGGCGCGAGCAGTCGCTCCTGCAAACACTCGCAAGGCGCCCCGAGATCCTGGCCGACGCGCCCCTCACCCCGCAGGACCGCACATTTCTGGCTGAAAAGCCGCGCACGCATCTGGCGCGCAACCTCCATCTCGCCCTGGTTCACGGGCCGGTGCTGAATAAATTCGGGCATACGGTCACTGTGTCCTTGACCAACCTCGACCTGCACGATATAGCCCGCATTTCCCGAACATATGGACTTGCGGGATTTTTTGCGGTCACCCCTCTGGAAGACCAGCAGGCCCTGGCCGCCACACTCCTCGGACATTGGACCGCCGGAGCGGGCGGAAAGGGAAACCCCGACAGGGCCGAAGCCCTCGGGATGGTCCGGGTGACGGCGACCCTGCAGGACGCCATCGCCCAGGTCCGCGACAGCAGCGGACAGGACCCCCTGGTGCTGGCCACCAGCGCCCGCCCCGACGGAGCCGTGACCCCGCAGGGAGTGCGACAAAGCCTCGGGGAACGCCCGGTGCTTCTGGTGCTGGGAACGGGATCGGGACTCGCGCCCGAAGCCCTGGCCCTGACGCACGGCCAGATAAGCCCGGTAAGGCCATTCGGCGGCTACAACCACCTTTCGGTGCGGGCCGCCGCCGCGATCCTCACGGACCGCATACTCGGAGACATTTTTTGA
- the rimM gene encoding ribosome maturation factor RimM (Essential for efficient processing of 16S rRNA): MTQAKLVVIGEVIKPHGIRGEFHVANHADSPSLYAPGARVWFRAPGKQERPVNILSCRPHQGRLLLTIEGVADRDAADALRGMEVVVRPEDLPELDEGEVYLHEIVGYDVVLLDGSKVGVLESFMDIPGQDVWVIRGPDGKEILLPAHEETVPEIDANARRITINPPPGLLDL; encoded by the coding sequence TTGACTCAAGCCAAGTTGGTGGTCATCGGCGAGGTGATCAAACCTCACGGTATCCGGGGGGAGTTCCACGTGGCAAACCACGCGGACTCCCCCTCGCTCTATGCGCCCGGCGCGCGCGTGTGGTTTCGCGCGCCCGGCAAGCAGGAGCGCCCTGTCAACATTCTCAGCTGCCGCCCTCATCAGGGACGGCTCCTGCTGACCATCGAAGGCGTGGCCGACCGCGACGCCGCCGATGCCCTGCGCGGCATGGAGGTGGTGGTGCGGCCGGAAGACCTGCCTGAGCTCGACGAAGGGGAAGTCTACCTGCACGAGATCGTCGGCTACGACGTGGTACTGCTGGACGGCTCCAAGGTCGGCGTGCTGGAGAGCTTCATGGACATCCCCGGCCAGGACGTGTGGGTGATCCGTGGTCCGGACGGCAAGGAGATATTGCTGCCCGCCCATGAAGAAACCGTGCCGGAGATCGACGCCAACGCGCGCAGGATCACCATCAACCCGCCGCCGGGGCTTCTGGATTTGTAG
- a CDS encoding KH domain-containing protein — protein MLKDLIEYVARSLVDNPDAVSVKEIEGEQTSVIELKVAKEDLGKVIGKQGRTARAMRTILGAASTKMRKRSVLEILE, from the coding sequence ATGTTGAAAGATCTGATCGAGTACGTCGCCAGATCGCTGGTCGATAATCCTGATGCCGTTTCGGTGAAGGAAATCGAAGGCGAGCAGACGTCCGTCATCGAACTCAAGGTCGCCAAAGAGGACCTGGGCAAGGTGATCGGCAAGCAGGGACGCACGGCCAGAGCCATGCGCACCATTCTGGGCGCGGCGTCCACCAAGATGCGCAAGCGCTCGGTGCTGGAGATCCTGGAATAA
- the rpsP gene encoding 30S ribosomal protein S16: MAMKIRLTRMGCKKRPFYRIVAMDSATRRDGRALEYVGHYNPMVEPADIKIDAEAVAKWIACGAQPTDTVAALLRKAGIKS; the protein is encoded by the coding sequence ATGGCTATGAAAATCAGACTGACCAGAATGGGCTGCAAAAAACGTCCCTTCTACCGCATCGTCGCCATGGACAGCGCTACCCGCCGCGATGGCCGCGCCCTGGAGTACGTCGGACACTACAACCCGATGGTCGAGCCCGCAGACATCAAGATCGACGCCGAAGCGGTCGCCAAGTGGATCGCCTGCGGAGCGCAGCCCACCGACACCGTCGCAGCCCTGCTGCGCAAGGCCGGCATCAAGTCGTAG
- the ffh gene encoding signal recognition particle protein, producing the protein MFESLQDRLESVFKKIRGHARLDETNIQEALREVRLALLEADVNFKVVKAFTERVRERALGQDVVKSLTPGQMVVKIVHDEILQLLGGEAQTVDFRHKPLIIMMVGLQGSGKTTTTSKLALWLRRNHKRKPYLVPADVYRPAAIDQLHKLAQQLDLPAYPSKPGMNPVDICRDAVAEAERQGLDAIILDTAGRLHIDEVLMDELKAIKDAVGPHEILFVADAMTGQDAVTVADSFNARLDITGVVLTKMDGDARGGAALSIKEVTGKPIKFVGVGEKASDLEIFHPDRAASRILGMGDILSLIEKAQEEFDAGEAADMERKLRQAQFTLDDFRTQMRRVKKLGSLDTILKMIPGMGKLTKQLGEIQMPEKEMARLEAIIGSMTKKERTEPKIINQSRKERIAKGSGVQVGDVTGLLKNFEQMRMMMQRMMGGGGKMPAMPGGRMPGGMGGMPGLGSMATAMSGKGSPTKKKKERDKRKKKNKKR; encoded by the coding sequence ATGTTCGAAAGCCTGCAAGACCGCTTAGAGTCGGTATTCAAGAAAATACGCGGCCACGCCCGTCTGGATGAGACCAACATCCAGGAGGCGTTGCGCGAGGTTCGCCTTGCCCTGCTTGAAGCTGACGTAAACTTCAAGGTGGTCAAGGCCTTCACGGAGCGCGTTCGCGAACGCGCCCTGGGCCAGGACGTCGTCAAGTCCCTTACGCCCGGCCAGATGGTGGTGAAGATCGTCCACGACGAGATTCTCCAGCTGCTGGGCGGCGAAGCCCAGACCGTGGACTTCCGCCACAAGCCCCTCATCATCATGATGGTGGGCTTGCAGGGCTCCGGCAAGACCACCACCACGTCCAAGCTGGCCCTGTGGCTGCGTCGCAACCACAAGCGCAAGCCGTATCTCGTGCCCGCCGACGTGTACCGCCCTGCGGCCATCGACCAGCTGCACAAGCTGGCCCAGCAGCTGGACCTCCCGGCGTATCCGTCCAAGCCGGGCATGAACCCGGTGGACATCTGCCGCGACGCCGTGGCCGAGGCCGAGCGCCAGGGCCTGGATGCCATCATCCTGGACACTGCGGGCCGCCTGCACATCGACGAAGTCCTGATGGACGAGCTGAAGGCCATCAAGGACGCCGTGGGCCCCCACGAGATCCTGTTCGTGGCCGACGCCATGACCGGCCAGGACGCCGTGACCGTGGCCGACAGCTTCAACGCCCGCCTGGACATCACCGGCGTGGTGCTCACCAAGATGGACGGCGACGCCCGAGGCGGCGCGGCCCTCTCCATCAAGGAAGTCACCGGCAAGCCCATCAAGTTCGTGGGCGTGGGCGAAAAGGCCTCCGACCTGGAGATCTTCCACCCGGACCGCGCGGCCTCGCGCATCCTGGGCATGGGCGACATCCTCTCGCTCATCGAGAAGGCGCAGGAAGAGTTCGACGCGGGCGAAGCCGCCGACATGGAGCGCAAGCTCCGCCAGGCGCAGTTCACCCTGGACGACTTCCGCACCCAGATGCGCCGCGTCAAGAAGCTCGGCTCCCTGGACACCATCCTCAAGATGATCCCGGGCATGGGCAAGCTGACCAAGCAGCTGGGCGAGATCCAGATGCCCGAGAAGGAGATGGCCCGCCTGGAGGCCATCATCGGCTCCATGACCAAGAAGGAGCGCACCGAGCCCAAGATAATAAACCAGAGCCGCAAGGAGCGCATCGCCAAGGGCTCCGGCGTGCAGGTGGGCGACGTGACCGGGCTCCTCAAGAATTTCGAGCAGATGCGCATGATGATGCAGCGCATGATGGGTGGCGGCGGCAAGATGCCCGCCATGCCGGGCGGGCGCATGCCTGGTGGCATGGGCGGCATGCCCGGCCTTGGCAGCATGGCCACGGCCATGTCCGGCAAGGGCAGCCCCACCAAGAAGAAGAAGGAAAGGGACAAGCGCAAAAAGAAGAACAAAAAGCGCTAG
- a CDS encoding pyridoxal phosphate-dependent aminotransferase, which produces MSMLSTEISEALSKGSWIRRIFEQGAEMKKLHGNDRVYDFSLGNPDLPAPPVVGECLSDLAARAGEPFAFGYMPNAGYPHVREALAKQVSQEQGVKFEGTDLLLTCGAAGGINAFFRAVLTQGDEVLCPRPYFVEYGFYVGNHGGKLVTVAAAPPNFDLDVPAMLAAITDKTRVVMLNSPNNPTGCIYSEETLRELARGLRVLNEKREKPILLLADEPYRFLAYDNAVVPSLPKIYPYTVVVSSFSKNLSLAGERIGYVALAPNMPGKEELMNGIVFANRILGYVNAPAIGQTLLLKSLGHQVDASIYAERRDAMARVLTEAGYEFSMPAGAFYFFPKAPGGDDIAFVAKLCEQRVLAVPGTGFGMPGYFRLTFCVDQKVIENAAEGFARAIIAAEMK; this is translated from the coding sequence ATGAGCATGTTGTCGACCGAGATAAGCGAGGCGTTGTCCAAGGGTTCCTGGATCAGGCGGATTTTCGAGCAGGGCGCGGAGATGAAGAAGCTGCACGGCAACGACCGCGTGTACGACTTCAGCCTGGGCAACCCGGACCTGCCCGCCCCGCCCGTGGTGGGCGAGTGCCTGTCCGACCTGGCCGCGCGCGCTGGCGAGCCCTTCGCCTTCGGCTACATGCCAAACGCCGGGTACCCCCACGTTCGCGAGGCGCTGGCCAAACAGGTCAGCCAGGAACAGGGCGTTAAGTTCGAGGGAACCGACCTGCTGCTGACCTGCGGCGCTGCGGGCGGCATCAACGCCTTCTTCCGCGCGGTGCTGACCCAGGGCGACGAAGTGCTCTGCCCGCGCCCCTACTTCGTGGAATACGGCTTCTACGTGGGCAACCACGGCGGCAAGCTGGTGACCGTGGCTGCGGCCCCGCCGAATTTCGACCTGGACGTGCCCGCCATGCTGGCCGCCATCACGGACAAGACCCGCGTGGTGATGCTCAACTCGCCCAACAACCCCACGGGCTGCATCTACTCAGAAGAGACCCTGCGGGAGCTGGCCAGAGGGTTGAGGGTCCTGAACGAAAAACGCGAGAAGCCCATCCTGCTGTTGGCCGACGAACCGTACCGGTTCCTGGCCTACGACAACGCCGTGGTGCCGTCGCTGCCGAAGATTTATCCGTACACCGTGGTGGTGAGCTCGTTCTCCAAGAACCTGTCGTTGGCGGGCGAGCGCATCGGCTACGTGGCCCTGGCACCCAACATGCCCGGCAAGGAAGAGTTGATGAACGGCATCGTGTTCGCCAACCGCATCCTGGGCTACGTGAACGCGCCAGCCATCGGCCAGACCCTGCTGCTGAAATCGCTGGGCCATCAGGTGGACGCCAGCATCTACGCCGAGCGGCGCGACGCCATGGCCAGGGTGCTCACCGAGGCCGGGTACGAGTTCTCCATGCCCGCCGGAGCGTTTTATTTCTTCCCCAAAGCCCCCGGCGGCGACGACATCGCCTTCGTGGCCAAGCTGTGCGAGCAGCGGGTGCTGGCCGTGCCGGGCACGGGGTTTGGCATGCCTGGATACTTCCGCCTGACCTTCTGCGTGGACCAGAAGGTGATCGAAAACGCGGCGGAAGGGTTCGCACGGGCGATCATTGCGGCGGAGATGAAGTAA
- a CDS encoding peptidase U32 family protein: MNHIPDILAPAGDANSFLAAISAGADAVYCGLKHFSARMQAENFSIQELAGLTALAHDKGRKVYVAMNTLTKAGEEGKAGRLADRLAKVVKPDALIISDLGLADVTRQAGFTGELHLSTLANVTSQTCLSVLPQLDISRVVLPRELGVDEMRLMADACPEGVDLEVFVHGALCHNVSGRCWWSSFLGGKSGLRGRCVQPCRRVFSRKGQPGRYFSCQDLSLDVLAKALLTIPQIKAWKIEGRKKGPHYVFYTTTAYRMLRDSPDDPQAKKAALSYIEQALGRPTTHYGFLPQKPRNPVDAQSPTGSGMLVGRLTMSEARRYFVNPRQPLLPGDLLRLGYEDEAGHQVVRVSRTVPKGGRYDLTLAGKGKERPRAGMSVFLIDRREPELGRRIAALESELRKYPEVSSVESSFQPVVPKPYKAPRGVRAESVHIWRQPPKGPAKGAAGVWVSATKTQHLPLGRAASTWWWVPPVIWPNEEKDFLDILEVILKRGGKRFVLNAPWQTGLFGNRKRREMELWAGPFCNLANPLALGKLKEMGFDGAIISPELSGADILDLPRKSPLPLGIVVSGLWPLGISRTMTQEVKACEPIVSPKGETCFVTRYGQNHWIYPNWELDMRDKEEALVKAGFLQLIHMREPMPKSIERKDRGCVFNWDIGVM; the protein is encoded by the coding sequence ATGAACCACATTCCAGACATCCTCGCTCCAGCCGGTGACGCCAATTCCTTCCTGGCCGCCATATCCGCAGGCGCTGACGCCGTGTACTGCGGCCTCAAGCATTTTTCCGCCCGCATGCAGGCCGAGAACTTCTCCATACAGGAACTCGCAGGCCTGACCGCCCTGGCCCACGACAAGGGCCGCAAGGTCTACGTGGCCATGAACACCCTCACCAAGGCTGGCGAGGAGGGCAAGGCCGGTCGCCTGGCCGACCGTCTGGCCAAGGTCGTCAAGCCCGACGCGCTTATCATCTCTGACCTGGGGCTGGCCGACGTGACCCGTCAGGCCGGATTCACCGGCGAGCTGCACCTCTCCACCCTGGCCAACGTCACCTCCCAGACCTGCCTGTCCGTGCTGCCGCAGCTCGACATCAGCCGCGTGGTGCTGCCGCGCGAGCTCGGCGTGGACGAGATGCGCCTCATGGCCGACGCCTGCCCCGAGGGCGTGGACCTGGAAGTGTTCGTGCACGGCGCGCTGTGCCACAACGTGTCCGGGCGCTGCTGGTGGTCCAGCTTCCTGGGCGGCAAGTCCGGCCTGCGCGGACGCTGCGTGCAACCCTGCCGCCGCGTGTTTTCCCGCAAGGGCCAGCCGGGGCGCTACTTCTCCTGCCAGGACCTCTCTCTGGACGTGCTGGCCAAGGCCCTCTTGACCATCCCCCAGATCAAGGCCTGGAAGATCGAGGGACGCAAGAAAGGCCCGCATTACGTGTTCTACACCACCACGGCCTACCGCATGCTGCGCGACTCCCCGGATGATCCGCAGGCCAAGAAGGCCGCGCTCTCCTACATCGAGCAGGCCCTGGGCCGCCCGACCACGCACTACGGGTTCCTGCCCCAGAAGCCCCGCAACCCCGTGGACGCCCAGTCCCCCACCGGCTCCGGCATGCTGGTGGGCCGCCTGACCATGAGCGAGGCCCGCCGCTACTTCGTCAACCCGCGCCAGCCCCTGCTCCCCGGCGACCTCCTTCGCCTGGGCTACGAGGACGAGGCCGGGCATCAGGTGGTGCGCGTCTCCCGCACCGTGCCCAAGGGAGGCCGCTACGACCTCACCCTTGCCGGAAAAGGCAAGGAGCGCCCCCGCGCTGGCATGAGCGTCTTCCTCATCGACCGCCGCGAGCCGGAGCTCGGCAGGCGCATCGCCGCCCTGGAGTCCGAGCTGCGCAAGTATCCCGAGGTCAGCTCCGTGGAGTCCTCCTTCCAGCCCGTTGTGCCCAAGCCCTACAAGGCCCCGCGCGGCGTTCGCGCCGAGTCCGTGCACATCTGGCGCCAGCCCCCCAAGGGCCCGGCCAAGGGCGCTGCCGGCGTGTGGGTCTCCGCCACCAAGACGCAGCATCTGCCGCTCGGGCGCGCCGCGTCCACCTGGTGGTGGGTTCCGCCCGTCATCTGGCCCAACGAGGAAAAGGACTTTCTGGACATCCTCGAAGTCATCCTCAAGCGCGGCGGTAAGCGCTTCGTGCTGAACGCGCCCTGGCAGACCGGACTCTTCGGCAACCGCAAGCGCCGCGAGATGGAGCTCTGGGCCGGGCCGTTCTGCAACCTGGCCAACCCCTTGGCGCTTGGCAAACTCAAGGAGATGGGTTTCGACGGCGCGATCATAAGCCCCGAACTCTCCGGCGCGGACATCCTGGACCTGCCCCGCAAGAGCCCGCTGCCGCTCGGCATCGTGGTCTCCGGACTGTGGCCGCTTGGCATCAGCCGCACCATGACCCAGGAAGTCAAAGCCTGCGAACCCATCGTCAGCCCCAAGGGCGAGACCTGCTTCGTCACCCGCTACGGCCAGAACCACTGGATTTACCCCAACTGGGAGCTGGACATGCGCGACAAGGAAGAAGCACTGGTCAAGGCTGGATTCCTGCAGCTGATCCATATGCGCGAGCCCATGCCCAAGAGCATCGAGCGCAAGGATCGCGGCTGCGTGTTCAACTGGGACATCGGCGTGATGTAA
- a CDS encoding DUF2939 domain-containing protein, with amino-acid sequence MRNTIILCVLIAAMAVGGAWLYVQPSKAFQAVQLAVDRDDPALLAPWLDAQALRSNLKNREAAKLPAPLGPDAQPGLSGLFGMLGQALADSVLGAITQNLATPEGVLALLRGAAAGAHTPPNKNPRTPSERLFAQASTELLGFDRYVVSAPIRPNAVLQLVFTRQGTKWLLSDIEVKPIAPPNA; translated from the coding sequence ATGCGCAACACAATCATACTCTGCGTCCTGATAGCCGCCATGGCCGTGGGCGGAGCCTGGCTCTACGTCCAGCCGTCCAAGGCCTTCCAGGCCGTGCAACTGGCCGTGGACCGCGACGACCCCGCACTGCTGGCCCCCTGGCTGGACGCGCAGGCCCTGCGCTCCAACCTGAAAAACCGCGAGGCCGCCAAGCTCCCTGCCCCGCTGGGACCAGACGCCCAGCCCGGACTTTCCGGCCTGTTCGGCATGCTCGGCCAGGCCCTGGCCGACTCGGTGCTGGGCGCGATCACCCAGAACCTCGCCACGCCCGAAGGCGTGCTGGCGCTCCTGCGAGGCGCGGCAGCCGGTGCGCACACGCCCCCGAACAAAAACCCGCGCACGCCCTCGGAGCGACTCTTCGCCCAGGCCAGCACCGAACTCCTCGGCTTCGACCGCTACGTGGTCAGCGCGCCGATTCGCCCCAACGCCGTTCTTCAGCTGGTCTTCACCCGCCAAGGCACCAAATGGCTGCTCTCGGACATCGAAGTGAAGCCGATAGCGCCGCCCAATGCGTAG